TAAACTTACTGCCCGGGACTTTGCAAACGGGGCAGAATTCGGGAGCTGTATCCCCTTCGTGAACGTAACCGCATACGGGACAAATCCATTTAGCCATTGTTATCTCTCCTTATCGTAAATTATTCGACGGAAAAAGAGAATATCCTCTCGGTCGAACTTAACAATTATTATATCACTTTTCGGATGGTATTGCAAGATGCAACTTTATAGAACGATCGCGTTTTTCTCAAAACTTGATCTTTGCGAAAATCGGGAAATGGTCGCTCGGATAGACGCCGTCATAGACTTTATCCACCTTTCCGACGGAAAGGACGTTCGCGTCTGCGGGCAAATAAATATAATCGAGCGGGAGACGCTCGGAACCGCCGTAATCGTTAAAGGTGTCGCCGTAAGAAACGCCGCCGTTAAAATCCTTGCTGTCCTTCAAAATGTCTTCCAAACTCGAAAGAGCGGCGTCGCCGTTTTCCGTCCCTTTGACCGAATTCAAATCGCCGAGAACGATCGCTTTTCCGCCTTTTTCTTTGACCTTCTTCGCGATGACCTCGATCTGCTTGACGCGGGCTTCCGCGCAATCCCAATCCGGGTGGGTGTTATAGACGGAGAAAACCGTCCCGTCCTTATCTTTCAAGACGACGAAGGTGCAAATGCGATAATGCGCGCTCCCCCAACTCTTGCTCATCTTCGCGGGAGTTTCGGAAAGCCAAAACGTCCCGGATTCCAAAAGCGAGAAACGCTTCGCGTTATAAAAGATCGGGCAACTCTCCGACGCGCCCTTGCGCTTGTCCCGATAGGTGACGACGGAGCGGTATCCGCGCAAATGATCCGAGAGGAATTCATACTGCTTCGGCTGGACTTCTTGACAGCCGAGGATATCGGGCTTTACGGATTTGACGTTTTCGAGAAAGTACTTCGCCCTCTTCCACCAGCGATGGGAGCCGGTGTCCGCCTTGTCGCCGGAAAAGAGTTTTTCCTGCCTGCGGATATTCGCGGACATCAAAGTGATCGGAGCGCCCTCGACGTAGGCGGGAGCTTTCGCTTCCGCTTGGATCCTTTTATAAGAGAAATAACCCATAAACTGCAAAGGAGAAAGGATCGCCGCCGCAATAACGAGCAACGCGAGCAAAACGTAGCTGATAATATAAGTCACAAGTTTCGTCAATTTTCATTCCCTCTAAGTGGATATTATAAATATTCAAACCCGACAAGTCAACATTTGCCCGAATAAATTGTTTTTGCTTGCGAAGAAGCGGCGCTCGGTGCTATATTTAGCGTATGGAAACGAGAAAAAACTATCTTGCCGGACTGAAAAAGGGGATCCCAGTCGCGATCGCGTATCTCGCGGTCTCTTTTACGTTCGGCTTAGCCGCGCGAAGAGAAAGCTTCCCCTTATGGTTCGCCTCTCTCCTTTCCGCGACCAATCTGACTTCCGCGGGGCAGTTTACGGGGCTTGAACTTCTTCGGCTCGGCGCGGGGTATCTCGAACTCTCTCTCGCCGTCTTTATCATCAATCTGCGCTACGCGCTGATGAGTTTTTCCCTTTCCCAGCAAGTCAAAGTCCGCATCTTCCCCGAAACGCGTTTCGCGATGAGTCTGTTTTTGACGGACGAAGTCTTCGCCCTCGCGAACGAAAAGGGCGGCGAACTGACTCCTTCTTATTACTTCGG
This genomic window from Clostridia bacterium contains:
- a CDS encoding endonuclease/exonuclease/phosphatase family protein, yielding MTYIISYVLLALLVIAAAILSPLQFMGYFSYKRIQAEAKAPAYVEGAPITLMSANIRRQEKLFSGDKADTGSHRWWKRAKYFLENVKSVKPDILGCQEVQPKQYEFLSDHLRGYRSVVTYRDKRKGASESCPIFYNAKRFSLLESGTFWLSETPAKMSKSWGSAHYRICTFVVLKDKDGTVFSVYNTHPDWDCAEARVKQIEVIAKKVKEKGGKAIVLGDLNSVKGTENGDAALSSLEDILKDSKDFNGGVSYGDTFNDYGGSERLPLDYIYLPADANVLSVGKVDKVYDGVYPSDHFPIFAKIKF
- a CDS encoding AzlC family ABC transporter permease, producing METRKNYLAGLKKGIPVAIAYLAVSFTFGLAARRESFPLWFASLLSATNLTSAGQFTGLELLRLGAGYLELSLAVFIINLRYALMSFSLSQQVKVRIFPETRFAMSLFLTDEVFALANEKGGELTPSYYFGLSTLPYLGWQLGTLAGYLSGGLFPKSVIAAAGIAIYCMYIAIFLPPMKKEVGIALSVLSAAALSCALYYLPVLNRIPMGFRVILAALAATFLAAALFPRKQDEIEPEKAKEEANV